In Phlebotomus papatasi isolate M1 chromosome 1, Ppap_2.1, whole genome shotgun sequence, the following proteins share a genomic window:
- the LOC129800612 gene encoding uncharacterized protein LOC129800612 isoform X3, translating to MSDSDSDFECPIGKREVRRSSRVLRSRRNRNECQQPSRLLRSRMIVQGNAAAGTSAEDEEIEHESDSACESGAGDPCNGRIGQPGDEVDESSCDSNGSGEKCTICLSTLREQEVGIPNSCTHMYCGKCIEEWSKDVRTCPIDRLPFTHISFIENIQTFTMSRQLSLLDDDNPDDSAENVVQEEEVEETTESDSENEIPLAQRIFRRRKVNTAILDEDSNQSTSSGEKCTICYSTLKDQEIGIPDSCAHKYCGGCIEEWSKTVRTCPIDRLTFSKITIVENIRSPRVIREISVADKPEVMAEPDEEGYVDINDDIYCQLCNHSGHAEMLLLCDSCNDGYHMSCLDPPLTRVPEGHWFCLICRSCTDIETLFQTRRPRRNRRSSAQTRRRTSSNRSRRTCRIPIRSLMSTSEQGTAGSANVVEDETHWGGPSLWERHRAEVPSLSLFGMRNQLDYFVSDDESDNEHHAARSSESVGLLVAPSRSRTSTVSSLQNRKGILHSILTPRDEPSSASVDVLSNILNAQEMWHNLSRRNNTKNVRITPDGNLDFSEVVKSDKPSGETEKKKDPPPETQQAPMYPRGGRNSGGGGYYNNRQGGNRGGGNFRNNSNYSGNYQGNYQNSNYNQFNRGNQSNFGNYQGSNSGGGGGRGRENFSNTFQPFQLFRNNNNNNNNNNQNQNSRGRQQFPPRGRGQQMFTPSPNRFNQRNQNRDNYDDFSNNIVCTNRSMSDNGMNLSGMSEVNRIESDQRRNVLNLEVNAEGQGSINSLTNVDSDEEVGSAIETIQTTNTRRDIDSNYQQYTDDCDDAHQNDEDRQFDDQNDDQQYENQACNFRYPNVTPLIPPPPIQPRFGPRNDDDDDCPNFSVYSAEAMKLANNVNEPQNDNDTSLVNNQMYEEAEEDLVQLDDDDDENLERQNESIIPEGAQEISSIENNLSTSKENDAASELENIPIPSLEHIPIPGEKPPEAPPVRRDKKGVLELYDDSDWEELNLIKTDEDRPVFADPVATEPAPIESEKPAADEPVNNNVEPDPRSYTPCLDENNQMPEKEEDDGDTIDISANPMDAGGIGGMDTELISDEDCILNNGNTVADKIADGEKNDEDADGKKDPKDKEKKGGKSKGQKSKEFKKISRNNRDRNYRDRERGRDRSRSRSYSNDKENNRRRSFSKRKGKRKDLARYDVRNVVEDRWQRRGRKDQYGRDTSRQRSLSSSSPKRYSYSRSPSRRRSMSFSSRSPRRSLSRGRQPYRGRRSLSRNRRSRRSNSRRRSTSRRRSPLRRRSFSRRRSFSRSPMRRRKSYDRSVSPVRRHSRSRSLDNSRAVRLSRSRSRSRSRSPALSGSFNQRRSRSHRLSPRRLEHSLSRERVKPAKRKKGAKDGRPKAKKSKKKHTSTEKHPSPDTRAPREAHKRKGANADVSAAASKKSKKTSSPRSRSKSWNGDESCAASFSMSPPPCETFENEPSSWTPPLRDADAIRDDLAVPMPKEMSSKSRKKEKKRKQDKKRGDGWDRRSKRVSEKQPAASKEVFASGNNILVSVSFNNDEPETMQQTTIVTLPPTKDGLITKKRTDRADGGGSRKSRRDKSKNSSSKGRKKRVDSKPVAIIDLDRSPFKELTPSPKAVIVLSDSDGGDNVEKNQAGGTPRMNMHVDLDDADSRTGSGIERRDQVSQPQSPNTEVDHSFNMQSLGPKTPPEPEHIKFTLKSKNKTKNTRPNVLAEEDEEEIPSEPEDIEQRNNSTESISKIGPNTPPEPAPCSPDAYDPFEPTKSPSQSRSPMPEVENSEPASQEKHDKTNQSQGTEVPDATENTVKHPSTTEKVMNPVDLVMALMNSSASHANVTAENLNTSAESQQSARISASPQEMAEEATNKTSNSGITIISNVLIQPSKSSTTSTPAVTSSSMTSSLLLMPQIQTQTGEKSPAKLPIITSSAGGVKQSPLKTTTIFSKTSSSLISKLPLPKVGGNSNQAGGRHNGDQDVIEMDSPYSPASSDFDGLFDPPPDQPASRQTRSGNSSINTSQQKVSPTKGANKTGTGDIFDALFGSSSPSGANTTSRNQTKSKPTKSMMRSQSKRSAIKGSKASTPIGLDDSSMRIVDEVPGSAVELHVKDKFLRKLNRQERVVEEVKLVLKPHYNKKHITKDEYKDILRKAVPKICHSRTGEINPQKIQTLIEAYVRKFRIKRKLSGGQAGGSGGTKTVKPLWA from the exons ATGTCAGATAGTGATAGTGACTTTGAATGTCCAATTGGTAAGCGGGAAGTGAGGAGAAGTTCGCGGGTGCTCAGGAGTAGAAGGAATCGGAATGAATGCCAACAACCTTCGAGGCTTCTTCGTTCCCGGATGATTGTTCAGGGGAATGCTGCTGCCGGGACATCAGCGGAAGATGAGGAAATTGAGCATGAGAGTGATAGTGCATGTGAATCTGGGGCAGGTGATCCATGTAATGGGAGGATAGGGCAACCTGGGGATGAGGTTGATGAAAGTTCCTGCGACAGCAATGGAAGTGGTGAAAAGTGCACGATATGCCTGTCAACATTGAGAGAGCAGGAAGTAGGAATTCCCAATTCATGCACCCACATGTACTGTGGCAAGTGCATTGAGGAGTGGTCAAAGGATGTTAGAACATGCCCAATAGATCGTTTACCATTTACCCATATTAGTTTCATTGAGAACATTCAGACCTTTACAATGAGCAGGCAACTGTCACTGCTAGACGATGACAATCCCGATGATAGTGCTGAGAATGTGGTGCAGGAGGAAGAGGTGGAAGAGACAACAGAGAGTGATTCGGAGAATGAAATTCCACTTGCCCAGAGAATTTTCCGACGACGAAAGGTGAATACGGCAATTTTGGATGAGGATTCCAATCAAAGTACATCAAGTGgtgaaaaatgtacaatttgCTATTCGACACTCAAAGATCAAGAAATTGGAATTCCTGATTCTTGTGCACACAAATACTGTGGTGGATGCATTGAGGAGTGGTCAAAGACAGTGAGAACCTGTCCAATAGATCGATTGACCTTCTCAAAAATCACCATTGTGGAGAATATCAGGTCTCCCAGGGTCATTAGGGAGATTTCGGTGGCAGATAAGCCCGAAGTGATGGCTGAACCTGATGAAGAGGGATATGTTGACATCAATGATGACATCTACTGTCAACTGTGCAATCATTCTGGGCATGCAGAAATGTTGCTCCTTTGCGACAGTTGCAACGATGGCTATCACATGAGTTGCCTCGATCCGCCACTGACTAGAGTGCCCGAGGGCCATTGGTTCTGCCTCATCTGCAGAAGTTGCACAGATATCGAGACACTCTTCCAGACTCGTCGACCACGTCGGAATCGAAGATCATCTGCTCAGACACGGCGTAGGACTTCGAGCAATAGAAGTCGCAGAACCTGTCGGATTCCCATTAGGTCTCTCATGTCGACTTCCGAGCAGGGAACTGCAGGGAGTGCAAATGTTGTTGAAGATGAAACTCACTGGGGTGGACCGAGTTTGTGGGAGAGGCATCGTGCAGAAGTTCCGAGTTTGTCACTGTTCGGCATGAGAAATCAATTGGATTACTTTGTGAGTGACGATGAGAGTGACAATGAGCATCATGCAGCGAGAAGTAGTGAATCCGTGGGATTACTAGTGGCACCAAGTCGTTCCCGTACATCCACAGTGTCCTCCCTGCAGAATCGCAAAGGGATCCTTCATAGTATTTTGACGCCACGCGATGAACCATCGTCAGCGTCTGTTGATGTCCTGTCCAATATACTCAATGCTCAAGAGATGTGGCACAATTTGAGTCGTCGCAATAACACAAAAAATGTCCGAATCACTCCGGATGGAAATTTAGATTTCAGTGAGGTTGTAAAGTCTGACAAACCGTCAGGTGAAACGGAGAAGAAAAAGGATCCGCCACCAGAGACACAACAAGCTCCCATGTATCCACGTGGTGGTAGAAATTCCGGTGGTGGTGGCTACTACAACAATCGCCAAGGTGGAAATCGTGGTGGTGGAAATTTTCGCAATAATTCCAATTACAGTGGGAATTATCAGGGAAactatcaaaattcaaattacaaTCAATTCAATCGTGGAAATCAATCAAATTTTGGCAACTATCAAGGATCCAATTCAGGTGGTGGCGGTGGTCGGGGCAgagagaatttttccaataccTTCCAGCCATTTCAGTTGTTTCGTAACAATAATAACaacaacaataataataatcaaaatcaaaattcccgTGGGCGTCAGCAATTTCCACCAAGAGGACGAGGACAACAGATGTTTACACCATCACCGAATAGGTTCAACCAAAGGAATCAGAATAGAGACAATTATGAtgattttagcaataatattgtgTGCACCAACAGATCTATGAGTGACAATGGCATGAACCTATCGGGCATGAGTGAAGTGAACAGAATTGAAAGTGACCAACGCAGGAATGTACTTAATTTGGAGGTCAATGCAGAAGGACAAGGCAGCATCAATTCGCTCACCAATGTGGACAGTGACGAAGAAGTTGGCTCAGCTATTG AAACCATTCAAACCACAAATACTAGACGAGATATAGATTCTAACTATCAACAGTATACAGATGATTGCGATGATGCTCATCAAAATGATGAGGATAGACAATTTGACGATCAAAATGATGATCAACAGTATGAGAATCAGGCGTGTAATTTTAGATATCCCAATGTGACACCACTTATTCCTCCACCGCCCATCCAACCACGTTTTGGGCCACGGaatgacgatgatgatgattgTCCGAATTTCAGTGTTTACTCAGCTGAAGCCATGAAATTGGCCAATAATGTCAATGAGCCACAAAATGACAATGACACATCATTGGTCAATAATCAGATGTATGAAGAGGCTGAGGAAGATCTAGTACAActcgatgatgatgatgatgagaatCTAGAGAGGCAAAATGAATCAATTATTCCAGAGGGTGCTCAAGAAATTTCCAGtatagaaaataatttgagTACATCTAAGGAAAATGATGCAGCTTCtgaattggaaaatattcctATTCCGAGTTTAGAGCATATACCAATTCCGGGTGAAAAGCCACCTGAAGCGCCACCAGTTCGCAGGGATAAGAAGGGTGTTTTGGAGTTGTATGATGATAGTGACTGGGAAgagttgaatttaattaaaacagaCGAAGATAGACCCGTTTTTGCTGATCCTGTTGCAACTGAACCTGCCCCCATTGAAAGTGAGAAACCAGCAGCTGATGAGCCTGTGAATAATAATGTTGAACCTGATCCTAGAAGCTACACACCATGCCTCGATGAGAACAATCAAATGCCAGAAAAGGAGGAAGATGATGGTGATACAATTGATATTAGTGCTAATCCCATGGATGCTGGCGGAATTGGTGGGATGGATACGGAGTTGATCTCTGATGAAGATTGTATTCTCAATAATGGTAATACTGTGGCTGATAAAATTGCAGATGGTGAGAAAAATGATGAGGATGCAGATGGGAAGAAAGATCCAAAGGACAAAGAGAAGAAGGGTGGAAAGTCTAAGGGTCAAAAATCGAAGGAATTTAAAAAGATAAGTCGAAACAATCGCGATAGGAATTACCGTGATAGAGAGAGAGGAAGGGATAGAAGTCGTTCGAGGTCGTATTCCAATGACAAGGAGAACAATCGTAGGAGGAGTTTCTCAAAGAGGAAGGGAAAGAGGAAGGATCTGGCGAGGTATGATGTACGCAATGTGGTGGAAGATCGGTGGCAACGTAGGGGAAGGAAGGATCAATATGGACGAGATACATCGAGACAGAGAAGTTTGTCATCATCGTCACCAAAACGCTATTCATATTCGAGATCACCATCGAGGAGACGATCAATGTCATTTTCATCACGTTCACCACGGCGATCACTTTCGCGAGGACGACAGCCGTATCGGGGTCGTCGGTCACTGTCTAGAAATCGACGTAGCCGACGTTCAAATTCACGAAGACGATCAACATCAAGGAGACGATCACCTTTACGAAGGCGTTCATTCTCCAGGAGGAGATCTTTCTCACGATCTCCGATGCGACGTCGAAAGTCCTATGATCGCTCTGTAAGTCCGGTTAGGAGACACTCTCGATCAAGATCGCTGGATAATTCACGAGCTGTGAGATTGAGTAGATCAAGGTCAAGGTCAAGGTCAAGGTCACCAGCTCTTTCGGGCTCATTCAACCAGAGACGCTCACGTTCTCATCGGCTTTCACCGAGACGCTTAGAACACTCACTGAGTCGTGAGCGAGTGAAGCCAGCGAAACGCAAGAAAGGCGCAAAAGATGGTCGACCAAAAGCCAAGAAGTCAAAGAAGAAGCACACATCTACTGAGAAGCATCCTTCTCCGGACACCAGAGCACCGAGAGAGGCACACAAGAGAAAAGGTGCCAATGCAGATGTTTCTGCTGCGGCATCGAAGAAGTCAAAGAAGACTAGTAGCCCACGTTCACGATCAAAATCATGGAATGGAGACGAAAGCTGTGCTGCTTCATTCTCCATGAGTCCACCGCCATGTGAGACTTTTGAAAATGAACCATCGTCTTGGACACCACCACTGAGGGATGCTGATGCAATCAGAGATGATTTGGCGGTGCCTATGCCGAAGGAGATGTCATCGAAGAGTCGTAAGAAGGAGAAGAAACGAAAGCAGGATAAAAAACGTGGTGATGGATGGGATAGACGTTCAAAGAGGGTCAGTGAGAAGCAACCGGCGGCATCTAAGGAGGTTTTTGCATCGGGTAATAATATTTTGGTGAGTGTGAGTTTTAATAATGATGAACCAGAGACAATGCAACAGACAACAATTGTTACACTCCCACCGACAAAGGATGGTTTGATAACGAAAAAACGGACAGATAGGGCAGATGGAGGTGGTTCGAGGAAATCACGTAGAGACAAATCGAAGAATTCGAGTTCGAAGGGACGCAAAAAGAGGGTTGACTCAAAGCCTGTGGCTATAATTGATCTCGATCGTTCACCATTTAAAGAATTGACACCCTCGCCGAAAGCTGTGATTGTGTTGAGTGATAGCGATGGTGGTGATAATGTGGAGAAGAATCAGGCTGGTGGTACACCAAGGATGAATATGCATGTGGATCTGGATGATGCAGATTCAAGGACTGGCAGTGGTATTGAGAGACGTGATCAAGTGTCTCAGCCACAGTCACCAAATACCGAAGTAGATCATTCCTTCAATATGCAATCACTTGGTCCAAAGACACCACCAGAACCCGAACACATCAAGTTTACGCTCAAATCGAAGAATAAGACAAAGAATACACGACCCAATGTTCTGGCTGAGGAAGATGAGGAAGAGATACCGAGTGAACCGGAAGATATTGAACAGCGAAACAATAGTACGGAAAGTATTAGTAAAATTGGGCCAAATACACCACCTGAACCAGCTCCATGTTCCCCAGATGCTTATGATCCATTTGAACCGACAAAGTCTCCATCACAATCGAGATCTCCCATGCCAGAGGTGGAGAATAGTGAGCCTGCTAGTCAGGAGAAGCACGATAAGACAAATCAGTCACAAGGAACAGAAGTTCCCGATGCCACGGAAAATACTGTCAAACATCCAAGTACCACGGAAAAAGTGATGAATCCTGTGGATTTGGTCATGGCACTTATGAATTCATCAGCATCACATGCAAATGTGACAGCAGAAAATCTCAATACATCTGCTGAGAGTCAGCAAAGTGCAAGAATTTCGGCATCTCCTCAGGAGATGGCTGAAGAAGCAACAAATAAAACATCAAATAGTGGAATAACTATTATTAGCAATGTTCTCATTCAACCATCAAAATCATCAACAACTTCCACACCAGCTGTAACATCGTCATCAATGACCAGTAGTTTGCTCCTTATGCCACAGATTCAGACACAAACGGGCGAAAAGAGTCCAGCAAAATTACCCATAATTACATCAAGTGCAGGAGGAGTTAAGCAATCCCCACTGAAAACCACTACAATCTTCTCGAAGACATCCTCCAGTCTCATCTCGAAGCTACCACTACCGAAGGTTGGTGGCAATTCAAATCAAGCTGGTGGAAGGCACAATGGTGATCAGGATGTCATTGAAATGGATTCACCCTATTCACCGGCATCAAGTGACTTTGATGGTCTCTTTGATCCGCCACCTGATCAACCAGCAAGTCGACAAACTCGAAGTGGTAATAGCTCCATCAATACCAGTCAACAGAAGGTATCCCCTACGAAGGGAGCCAATAAAACTGGTACTGGAGATATCTTTGATGCACTCTTTGGATCATCTTCTCCATCCGGTGCAAATACAACCAGTCGCAATCAAACGAAGTCCAAACCGACAAAATCCATGATGCGAAGCCAATCAAAGAGATCGGCTATTaaag GAAGCAAAGCATCTACCCCTATTGGTCTTGATGATTCTTCCATGCGGATTGTCGATGAAGTTCCCGGTTCTGCTGTGGAGTTACATGTAAAGGATAAG TTCCTGAGGAAGCTAAACCGTCAGGAGCGTGTTGTAGAGGAAGTGAAATTGGTGCTGAAGCCTCACTATAATAAGAAACATATAACCAAAGATGAGTACAAGGATATACTGCGAAAAGCTGTTCCGAAG ATTTGTCACAGTCGCACAGGCGAGATAAATCCTCAGAAAATTCAGACTCTCATCGAGGCATATGTGAGGAAATTCCGCATTAAGAGAAAATTATCTGGTGGTCAAGCAGGTGGTTCTGGTGGAACTAA AACCGTTAAACCTTTGTGGGCGTAA